The nucleotide sequence TTTTCACCCTGGGTTTAGCGTTGGGCATTGTCTTTTTTCTTTCGCCCAACCAGGCCATGCTTATCCCCACGTTTTGGCTGATGGGGTTAATGGTCATCGGTATCCTAGTTCCCTTGCTGGCCAGTGTTTTATTTTGGCTAGTTTTCTCGTGGCAGGCGTCGCCAAAGACTCCATTTTCCCAACATCTGCTTAAGTGGGGAAGCGCGATTGTATTAGCTGGCGCTGTGGTTTATCTGGCAACAATCTATACCAAAACTCTGGGTCTTAAAACTCACAACCCTTCGCCGGACGAGCGTAATCTTTATGCATACATTGCTTCTTTGCCAAAAGATACGGTTTTGGCCGGCGACCCCGACATAATGGAGGGCATCCCTCTTTTTTCCAAACGCAGTGTATTGTTTCGCAGCCTATTCCCCGACCCCAATGCCCCTTTTATTCAATATTTTGACGCCCAATACGCCGCCACCCCTCAACCCATGCTGGAATTTTGCCAACAATACGATGTCGGTTATCTGGTGTTAAATATGCAAGATTTTGTTCCCGATTATCTGGCTAAAGAACAATTTTTTTACCAACCCTGGAACGATGAAATTGTAAAATTGGTCACTCATCGTTCCACCTTTATTATGCCTCAAGTGCCGGCGGTTTTTGCCAGCGGCCCCTACCGGGTCATCAAATGTGATGCGGACACCTTACTGGCTGGCGCTTCATCAAAGTGAGTTATGGTTTCCAAAATTCAACGGCAACGGTCAATCTCCCCGGCGCTGATTGGCCTGCTGTTAACACTTATTGCCTACAATATCTTTTTTATAGCCTACAACCTGCAAAAACACGCCACCTTTCAAACGGCCGGTTTTGACCTGGGCATTTGGGGGCAAAAGGTATGGAACATGGCGCATGGCCGCCCCTTTCTCATCACCGCCTATCATGAAATTGGCAGCGTTAGCCTGGGCGACCACGTAGACCCCATTGGTTTGCTCTTCGCCCCGCTTTACGCTCTGTTTCCTGCGCCGCAAACCTTAATTATTATTCAGGTTATCATCGTTTCGACGGGCGCTATACCCGTTTATTGGCTCGCTCAAACCAAATTACATAGCCACATAGCCGGCCTGGTTTTTGCCGTTATCTATTTGCTGTTCCCGGCCCTGCAGGGAGCCATTACTTTCGACGTCCACGGCATCACCCTGGCCGCCCCCTTATTGGCCTGGGCGCTGTGGGCCTTGTTTAAACGCCATTATCGTTTTTTTATGGTTATGGCCGTTTTGGCGATGGCCTGCCAGGAAGACGTGCCGCTTCTGATTTTTATGATGGGTTTGTACCTGGCCGCTATCCAACGAAATTGGCGTATCGGGGGGCTAACCGTTGTTCTCAGCCTGTTCTGGTTTGTCATGGCCAATTTTATCATTATTCCCGCTTTTAGTTTGGCAGGCAATAACCTTCATTTCTATCGTTACCAGGCTTTAGGCGATAACCTGGGAGAGATCATGACCACAATGTTGACCCGACCTGATATAGTTATCCAACAGATTTTTTCCGGCGACAAACAATTTTACTGGCTTCGCCTGACCATGCCCACCACTTTTATCGCCTTACTCGACCCCCTGACTTTGCTAATGGCTTTGCCCGCCCTGTTGATCAATACGCTCTCCACCTACCCTCCCACCTACCAACTTGACCGTTTTCATTCGTCAGCGCCTATAGTTCCTTTTGTGGTTGTGGCCGGCATCAATGGCCTGTCCCGTCTCATTAAATTCGCTACCCCCAAATTCAAACACATTAAACCGGCTTTTTTGCAAAATTCACTGTTAATGTTAATGCTGCTGGTCACGCTCATTTATCAAGCCCAATTTGGCCACACGCCGTTGGGCCGTTATTTT is from Anaerolineae bacterium and encodes:
- a CDS encoding DUF2079 domain-containing protein, whose protein sequence is MVSKIQRQRSISPALIGLLLTLIAYNIFFIAYNLQKHATFQTAGFDLGIWGQKVWNMAHGRPFLITAYHEIGSVSLGDHVDPIGLLFAPLYALFPAPQTLIIIQVIIVSTGAIPVYWLAQTKLHSHIAGLVFAVIYLLFPALQGAITFDVHGITLAAPLLAWALWALFKRHYRFFMVMAVLAMACQEDVPLLIFMMGLYLAAIQRNWRIGGLTVVLSLFWFVMANFIIIPAFSLAGNNLHFYRYQALGDNLGEIMTTMLTRPDIVIQQIFSGDKQFYWLRLTMPTTFIALLDPLTLLMALPALLINTLSTYPPTYQLDRFHSSAPIVPFVVVAGINGLSRLIKFATPKFKHIKPAFLQNSLLMLMLLVTLIYQAQFGHTPLGRYFDWPVVTGHHQKAEQMLRLIPSQAAVAAQNNLVPRLSQRQWIFILPKVSHQGKPADYLALDMQSSLTPYRYVEEYCAQLAKFVDNPDYGLIFSDDGLLLFKRNVSDIVTFKAQPPCP